The following coding sequences are from one Streptomyces sp. NBC_01232 window:
- a CDS encoding MIP/aquaporin family protein, protein MSSSDIFIGETIGTALLTLLGGGVCAAVTLKSSKARNAGWLAITFGWGFAVLIAAYVSAPLSGAHLNPAVTVGIAVTNGEWGDVPVYFAGQLLGAMLGAVLMWITYYGQFRVHLADPEHIRDAKLGPEDPHPHDVAGPVLGIFSTGPEIRNVVQNLTTEIIGTAVLILAILTQGLQDGGKGLGVIGVLITSFVVVGIGLSLGGPTGYAINPVRDLGPRIVHALLPLPNKGGSDWGYSWIPVVGPLVGAALAGGLYNIAFA, encoded by the coding sequence CGGCGAGACCATCGGTACCGCCCTGCTCACACTGCTCGGCGGTGGCGTCTGCGCCGCAGTGACACTCAAGAGCTCCAAGGCCCGCAATGCGGGCTGGCTCGCCATCACGTTCGGCTGGGGTTTCGCCGTACTGATCGCCGCCTACGTCTCCGCGCCGCTGTCCGGGGCGCACCTCAACCCGGCGGTCACCGTCGGCATCGCCGTCACGAACGGCGAGTGGGGCGACGTCCCGGTCTACTTCGCCGGCCAGCTGCTGGGCGCGATGCTCGGAGCGGTCCTGATGTGGATCACCTACTACGGGCAGTTCCGCGTCCACCTGGCGGACCCGGAGCACATCCGCGACGCCAAGCTCGGTCCCGAGGACCCGCACCCGCACGATGTGGCCGGTCCGGTGCTCGGCATCTTCTCCACGGGCCCCGAGATCCGTAACGTCGTGCAGAACCTCACGACCGAGATCATCGGTACCGCCGTTCTGATCCTGGCGATCCTGACCCAGGGTCTCCAGGACGGCGGCAAGGGCCTCGGTGTCATCGGCGTCCTGATCACCTCCTTCGTGGTCGTCGGCATCGGTCTCTCGCTCGGTGGCCCGACCGGCTACGCCATCAACCCGGTGCGCGACCTCGGTCCGCGTATCGTGCACGCCCTGCTGCCGCTGCCCAACAAGGGCGGCTCCGACTGGGGTTACTCCTGGATCCCGGTGGTCGGCCCGCTCGTCGGTGCCGCGCTCGCCGGTGGTCTCTACAACATCGCGTTCGCCTGA
- the glpK gene encoding glycerol kinase GlpK, which produces MTTSTGPFIAAIDQGTTSSRCIVFDRDGRIVAVDQKEHEQIFPKPGWVEHDATEIWTNVQEVVAGAIAKAEITAADVKAVGITNQRETTVLWDRHTGEPVHNALVWQDTRTDALCKELGRNVGQDRFRRETGLPLASYFAGPKARWLLDNVEGLRERAAAGDILFGTMDSWVIWNLTGGAQGGVHVTDVTNASRTMLMNLHTLAWDEKIAESMEVPLDILPEIKSSAEIYGHVKDGVLAGVPVASALGDQQAALFGQTCFAEGEAKSTYGTGTFMLMNTGDKVINSYSGLLTTVGYKIGDQAPVYALEGSIAVTGSLVQWMRDQMGLIKSAAEIETLASSVEDNGGAYFVPAFSGLFAPYWRSDARGVIAGLTRYVTKAHIARAVLEATAWQTREITDAMTKDSGVELAALKVDGGMTSNNLLMQTLSDFLDAPVVRPMVAETTCLGAAYAAGLAVGFWPDTDALRANWRRAAEWTPRMPAEQRDREYKSWLKAVERSMGWVDDEDAS; this is translated from the coding sequence ATGACCACCAGCACCGGCCCCTTCATCGCCGCGATCGACCAGGGCACCACCTCCTCCCGCTGCATCGTCTTCGACCGCGACGGCCGCATCGTCGCCGTCGACCAGAAGGAGCACGAGCAGATCTTCCCGAAGCCGGGCTGGGTCGAGCACGACGCCACCGAGATCTGGACCAACGTCCAGGAGGTCGTCGCCGGAGCCATCGCCAAGGCCGAGATCACCGCCGCGGACGTCAAGGCCGTCGGCATCACCAACCAGCGCGAGACCACCGTCCTGTGGGACCGCCACACCGGCGAGCCGGTCCACAACGCGCTGGTCTGGCAGGACACCCGCACCGACGCCCTGTGCAAGGAGCTCGGCCGCAACGTCGGCCAGGACCGCTTCCGCCGCGAGACCGGCCTGCCGCTGGCGAGCTACTTCGCCGGCCCGAAGGCCCGCTGGCTGCTGGACAACGTCGAGGGCCTGCGCGAGCGCGCCGCGGCCGGCGACATCCTCTTCGGCACCATGGACTCCTGGGTCATCTGGAACCTCACCGGTGGCGCCCAGGGCGGTGTGCACGTCACCGACGTCACCAACGCGTCGCGCACCATGCTGATGAACCTGCACACCCTGGCGTGGGACGAGAAGATCGCGGAGTCCATGGAGGTGCCGCTCGACATCCTCCCCGAGATCAAGTCCTCCGCCGAGATCTACGGCCACGTCAAGGACGGCGTCCTCGCCGGTGTCCCGGTCGCCTCGGCGCTCGGTGACCAGCAGGCCGCCCTCTTCGGCCAGACCTGTTTCGCCGAGGGCGAGGCCAAGTCCACGTACGGCACCGGAACGTTCATGCTGATGAACACCGGCGACAAGGTCATCAACTCCTACAGCGGCCTGCTGACCACGGTCGGCTACAAGATCGGCGACCAGGCGCCGGTCTACGCGCTGGAGGGCTCCATCGCCGTCACCGGCTCGCTCGTCCAGTGGATGCGCGACCAGATGGGCCTGATCAAGTCCGCGGCCGAGATCGAGACCCTCGCCTCCTCGGTCGAGGACAACGGCGGCGCCTACTTCGTGCCGGCCTTCTCCGGCCTGTTCGCCCCGTACTGGCGCTCCGACGCCCGCGGTGTGATCGCCGGCCTCACCCGGTACGTCACCAAGGCGCACATCGCCCGTGCCGTCCTGGAGGCCACCGCCTGGCAGACCCGCGAGATCACCGACGCCATGACCAAGGACTCGGGCGTCGAGCTCGCGGCCCTGAAGGTCGACGGCGGCATGACCTCCAACAACCTGCTGATGCAGACGCTCTCGGACTTCCTGGACGCCCCCGTGGTGCGCCCGATGGTCGCCGAGACCACCTGCCTCGGCGCCGCCTACGCCGCCGGCCTGGCCGTCGGCTTCTGGCCCGACACCGACGCCCTGCGCGCCAACTGGCGCCGCGCGGCGGAGTGGACCCCGCGGATGCCCGCCGAGCAGCGGGACCGCGAGTACAAGAGCTGGCTCAAGGCCGTGGAGCGTTCCATGGGCTGGGTCGACGACGAAGACGCCAGCTGA
- a CDS encoding glycerol-3-phosphate dehydrogenase/oxidase, producing the protein MSSLQSVPALGTHPTAGANVSRAQTREQLSKATYDLLVIGGGILGTSVAWHAAQSGLRVAMVDAGDFAGATSSASSKLVHGGLRYLQTGAVKLVAENHHERRVLAKDVAPHLVNPLTFYLPVYKGGPVGAAKLGAGVFAYSALSAFGDGMGKVISPARAVADNPGLKTDNLKAVAVYYDHQMNDSRVAVMTVRAAVESGAVVLNHAEVTGLRKTRGRVTGAELKDRLDGTEFGVDARVVLNATGPWVDHLRRMEDKHSMPSIRLSKGAHIVMKRKSPWKAAMATPIDKYRITFALPWEDQLLLGTTDEVYEGDPADVRATESDIQQILDEAAFSVKDADLDRSLMTYAFAGLRVLPGGPGGVEKAKRETVVSEGAGGMLSVAGGKWTTYRHIGRVVIDKLAKLPGSPLTEDMEPVKSLVRRIALPGVANPNAVAHRLLVDREPGTRMDPLTARHLASHYGSLAFDIARLANEDPALAERIHPDGPEIWAQVAYARDNEWAETVDDVLRRRTTVTIRGLDDDAVRTRVEEMLADKA; encoded by the coding sequence ATGAGCAGCCTGCAGAGCGTTCCCGCACTGGGCACGCACCCGACCGCCGGTGCCAACGTCAGCCGCGCGCAGACCCGCGAGCAGCTGTCGAAGGCCACGTACGACCTGCTCGTCATCGGTGGTGGAATCCTGGGCACCTCCGTGGCGTGGCACGCCGCGCAGTCGGGCCTGCGGGTTGCCATGGTGGACGCCGGCGACTTCGCCGGCGCCACCTCCTCGGCCTCCTCCAAGCTCGTCCACGGTGGCCTGCGCTACCTGCAGACCGGCGCGGTCAAGCTGGTCGCGGAGAACCACCACGAGCGGCGGGTGCTGGCCAAGGACGTGGCCCCGCACCTGGTCAACCCGCTCACCTTCTACCTGCCGGTCTACAAGGGCGGTCCGGTGGGTGCGGCCAAGCTGGGCGCGGGCGTCTTCGCCTACTCCGCCCTCTCGGCCTTCGGCGACGGCATGGGCAAGGTCATATCCCCGGCCCGTGCCGTCGCCGACAACCCCGGCCTGAAGACCGACAACCTCAAGGCCGTCGCGGTCTACTACGACCACCAGATGAACGACTCCCGCGTCGCCGTCATGACGGTCCGCGCGGCCGTCGAGTCGGGCGCGGTCGTCCTGAACCACGCCGAGGTCACCGGGCTGCGCAAGACCCGCGGCCGGGTCACCGGCGCCGAGCTCAAGGACCGTCTCGACGGCACCGAGTTCGGGGTCGACGCACGCGTCGTGCTCAACGCCACCGGCCCGTGGGTGGACCACCTGCGGCGCATGGAGGACAAGCACTCCATGCCGTCGATCCGCCTCTCCAAGGGCGCGCACATCGTCATGAAGCGCAAGTCGCCGTGGAAGGCCGCCATGGCCACCCCGATCGACAAGTACCGCATCACCTTCGCCCTCCCGTGGGAGGACCAGCTGCTGCTCGGCACCACCGACGAGGTGTACGAGGGCGACCCGGCGGACGTGCGCGCCACCGAGTCCGACATCCAGCAGATCCTGGACGAGGCGGCCTTCTCGGTGAAGGACGCAGACCTGGACCGCTCGCTGATGACCTACGCCTTCGCGGGCCTGCGGGTGCTGCCCGGCGGCCCCGGCGGGGTCGAGAAGGCCAAGCGCGAGACGGTCGTCTCCGAGGGCGCCGGCGGCATGCTGTCGGTGGCCGGCGGCAAGTGGACGACGTACCGCCACATCGGCCGCGTCGTCATCGACAAGCTGGCGAAGCTCCCGGGCAGCCCGCTGACCGAGGACATGGAGCCGGTGAAGTCGCTGGTGCGCCGGATCGCCCTGCCCGGTGTCGCCAACCCGAACGCGGTCGCGCACCGGCTGCTGGTGGACCGGGAGCCCGGCACGCGGATGGACCCGCTGACCGCCCGCCACCTGGCTTCGCACTACGGCTCGCTGGCCTTCGACATCGCGCGCCTGGCGAACGAGGACCCTGCGCTGGCCGAGCGGATCCACCCGGACGGTCCGGAGATCTGGGCGCAGGTCGCCTACGCCCGTGACAACGAGTGGGCCGAGACGGTCGACGACGTGCTGCGCCGCCGTACGACGGTGACGATCCGCGGCCTGGACGACGACGCGGTGCGCACCCGTGTCGAGGAGATGCTGGCCGACAAGGCATAA